The Helianthus annuus cultivar XRQ/B chromosome 11, HanXRQr2.0-SUNRISE, whole genome shotgun sequence region CTTTTTCCGGTAGCCGGAGTTGACGTCTGCAAGTTTTGTTTGAGGTGAGATATGGCGATGCAGAGCAAAATAAAGGAGATGGTTCATTACAGTGTTTTCAAGACTGAGATTAGTTTACTAGCTTAGGCTAGGGTAACAGTTGTTTACACAATGACAACCTTTAGTACTTGTGGCCGAGTtttatcttttgttttttttaatattttctgtCTTTAGATTACATTATCATATATTCTATTAAATATATAATGTAAATGTACTTACCCATATACCAGACGCCATGGAAGAACACAAGATAACTAAAACTAAGAAGAAAGCCATTTGATGAGTTAATCAGGTTCGTAATTTGATAACACATAAAAGATGAATGAAACGCGGGTAGGAACTGGTTCCTACAGTATTTTTAATGGTTAAAACCCGGGTAGGAACTGGAACCGGTTACACCAAGAACCGGTTCCAACCCTACCCGGAACTGGTTACACTCGGTTCTAGTTTTAATGGTTAAAACCCAGGTAGGAACTGGAACCGGTTACACCAAGAACTGGTTCCATTGACACTCATTCAAGAACCGGGTAAGGTTTGGAACCGTTTCCGGTTATTAAAAAGAACCGGATATGCCCATCTCTATCGAGAACCAAGATAATGATTTTACTTAAGACTTGCATAATTTTAGTTGAAATTAGTGAAATCAACAAGCTTACGGCCCCAAGAGGGGATTGAAATTCAACCAACTACCGTCTATTCAATGCACATATCCTCCTAAACATTTTTCCTTAGGTAACTATTCTGATAAATAATGTTTTGGGATCATATCCATCAGATTAATTATTTATAAAGAATATTAAAAAAGTGTTTCTACCAGCACTAAACGAAAGGTTTCAACATAAACCCATTTTCAACTTACAGATGACGATTTAAACCTATTTATGGTTTAGACTGAAAAAGACAGGTAAAATGAAAACATGTTAAACGGGTCAAGAAAGCGTTTAGACTCGACCTATACTACAAAtcacccattttgacccgttacctaaCCAGCCAACCCTTCCAACTTTTATATCATCTTGCAAAAGGTTCCTAAACAGCCCATCTTAGGCTGTTTTTTCTATTCACATTCCTTCTCTGTGCTCATCAAACGCTACCTAACATATTGTTGGCAGTAGACTATGTAAATCAACCCGTGGAAAACGATAGCTACATATTGACTGAATAAATATTTTACAAAATAGTGGGTTCAAAATGCGTATCTGGTATCTGGTATCATACTGAACGCTTTCGCTTTGATCTCTTACTCCTCCTTGGTCCTGAATAATCCGGGACCGGCTTGGTGTTGCTGGAGGCATATGCCTCTTCCAATACCTCCtaaatgtttgaaaattttcaattaaTTATTTTTTGCACAAAATATAAATAAACCTATTCATTTTTCCTGTTTTCCTACATCTGAGTCATTTAATAGTTTTGCATTGGTCTTTTAGCAATTGCTACTAAAGtaccttatcaaaaaaaaaaaaaaaaaacagttatgTATTAAAAGTTAGACAAAAAGTGTTTGAAGGTCAACCAAACCTGGCCTGTCTTGTCCGGTACTAGAAAATGATCCGTTTTAACCCAACCCCACCATCTCTAGCTTGTACGTATGGGTTGGTTTAAAGTGATGCAAAGTAGTCAAGACGgatgaaaaaaaaagagaaacaaAAAATTACCGTTGACTTTGTTTCTTCATCGGtttcatcttcagaatcagacgTAGATGCCAAACCCTGAACATCTTGGTCAGGCAGCGCCTTATTTGATCTTCTCTTCTCTTCATCTTTTAGCTGCTTAAACCTATTCATATTTCAATACCTTCTAGTTACTAACTTACATATAATGCAGCCCATAAACAATGGATGCGAATTGCATAAGTCGTATCCAAATTTGGTCCAATCTCTATTTCCAGAAAAGAATTAAACTCAAAAGTAACGATTTGAGGTTAACTTATTAGAATTTAGGGTCCCAAGCTCATTACGTCGTCATTTTGAAAGAGATTTTAGATGTTTGAGGGTTTCCGGTATCGATAACACTTTTTTTGGAAGTTTAGTAGCATTTTCGGCAAAAAAGAGAAGGCGATCGTTTTATGCAAATAATCTTGAAAACTTATAGAAAACAAAGACTAACCGATCACCAGGCTCAGACGGTTGAGAAGATGATCGTTTTGCACGACCTGCACTTATTATTCCGCTTGCATTCTCGTTTACAACAGGCTTTGCACCTCCTAATTTCCTTAACCATACCTGTTGGGCAGTGCTCAGCACATTGTTTGTGAACCTGATAATGAAAATATTAATATAAAATACATAAACAAGGATAAGGCCTTATCATTATGATATACTTCACTTGTGGGAGGTTCAATGGGGAACGCTAAAAAAACAGGgcccgactcaaacgaactccgattggactcattccagcggcattGGAACCGGCTCGCCGAACCCTATAATATATAGAGATTCTAATTAGAGTTTGACGAGCCGTTTTCaatgccgctggaatgagtccaatcgagttcatttgagtcggttccccgtttttttagtgttccccattGAACCCCAACCCTACTTCACTTAACATGATCGCTACTTTTGTAAACAATCATTTTTTTGGTTTAAACAAGTGAAAACTGACCAGTAAATTGATAACCCTGATGGGACAGATAAAGAGAAGTATCCAATCATGAGTGGAAGGAACTTGAAGACAAGAAGTGTGTTTTTCTGTGTCGGATCATCAGTCTGCCAAACGAATTCATGTAGTAGATATAAGATATTTATCATAAAAAATAAgataataaatataaattattaaGGTAAGGTTCTGACTTGTGGTGGCTTCATGATTTCCATTGATACATATTGAGAAAGAACAAGAAGTACTGGTAGAACAAGGTAGGCTGCTGTGTCATGCCAGCCTAGAGGTGGATGACCATCCTGCCAGTAAAAGATAGCATAAAATCAACACTCTTTAGTTATTTAAATATAACCATTAACCAACCACTTATTGGAATACGTAGTGATCATATGTTGATTATATTTCTTTAGTTAACTTACACACAACATCATAGTTGTGAATTTAGAAGTTTCATTACTCACAATGTGAATATATTACTTACTTTTAGAAAAAGAAAACAGTGATAAAACCCACATTTCTAGAAAAGAAAAATGAGATACTAGTTCAAACTGGCCAAGTCTGAACTCCACAAGTGATTAGAATCATTTACTTCAAAGACAAAAggttatgttatatacatacgtGTGGTCCAAAATGTTTCTCAATTAGCCTGGTGCTTCTCACACGATCCTAACcctatacattatatatatatatatatcatagttattaaaagccatcgcctcttgcgcctaggcccaatttCCTAGCGAGGCGAGGCAACTGCGCCTTAAGTCAAGGCAGCTGCGCTTTGattctccaggtgatggttcatGCGCAGATTCCGACGAGATTCCTAGATTCTTGAGAGTTTttggccaaattctctaaattctaCTTTTATCAAAcgaaactacttttctacactaataaactagcattttaaacttttggtactaaatagacGATATTAACTGTTATATAAAagctttagtttattttatttgatgaATAGTAATAATtttctattatataaaaatatttttgttttttttttgttgtacgcTTGTTTTTCTCAGGCCCGcactttttttgcgccttgcgcctaggccccaggcgaggcctacGCAGCCtaacgcctttaataactatgatatatatatatgtgtgtgtgtgtgcgcgcgcGCGTATGATGAAGGTGTTTTTATTACCACAAATGGAAAGAGCCAAGAGATTCCTGATCCACTTTGCCGAGCAGCAATGGTTGTCGGCCCTCCCAAAGAAGGAATCCAGAAAAAGCCCTCAGTCAGAAGTCCCTTAAGAATAAAAAGTTTGCAAAAATCAGAGACCGAATACACACAACTATGGACTTCACCTATGGTTTTGAAACAAGAAATTGTCTTTATTTATTACGTAATACAGAATGTCTTCCAAAAGACAAAATGGAGTAAATATCAATATTTTCAACTGTTTATACCTCATTTGCAACATTTGAAAGAGCTTGATACAAGCCTATCCATACTGGTATTGTGGCCAAAGTTGGTAAACATCCTGCCATTGATAAGAAGCTTGCTTGTATAGATTCGTATGACTAACAATGAAATTAATCAGTTCAAAGTAAATAATTTTATAGATAGTATATATGCACAAAGAGTTTAATTTAGATTTTGTTCGAGGTAACACTTTCCTTAAACGATGAACAAAATCAAATGTTGCAATTTACACGAGGGTGTGATTtcttaataataaaaaaattgtattaTATTGTACAAGAACAAAAGTTGATAGAAAATTTTGATTAAACTGCAATCCTCAACCAAGAAACAAACCTGCCAAAGGATTAACCCCTGCCTGTCTATATAACCGTGATGTTTCAAGTTGTATTCTTTCCTGAAAGGATACCAAAGATTGTCAAACACAgatacatacatgcatatacataaatacatatGTAAAACATCTAATGAGAACTCTTGAACAATTTCCTCAATTATGATCCACAAAACTTTCAAGTGATCTGTCATCTCATTTATATATCCCTGTTTGCTGCTCTTGAATCATGACTTTTTCTAGGGACCAGATTTCCAAAAAATAACCAAATCATTAAAtttaaagtttgaattttattaataaaccAATTTAGAAGAATCTGGTCCCTATCAAGTATCTGACTTAAGTTCTCCAATAAATACTAACATATTTCAAGGGAAATCAAGCTATGCCCAGcatttacaaataaataaataaataaataaataaataaaacaaaataaacatgAATGGACATAAGAGTTTTGTTACATGATATGTTAACTTTTGCATGCATCCATCAATTCGTGCAAGTGTAACATATAAGACCGTAATCTATAAGTTTTACCTGATTTCCTGCATATCTTTGCTGAATTGCTTTGAGCTTTGGCTGCAGGTTTTGCATCGCCAGAGTGGACTCAACCTTTTAACAAGCAGATTCatcaaaaacatatatatatcAGGGTGAGGAAGAATATGTACTTTGGAACATGACTAGTTATATTCATATATCATAAAGCAGTGATACAAATATCCCAACAAAATGATGCATATTTGAGAGGAAGTCACCTGTTGCTTTGTCAATGGCAAGGTTGCAAGTTTAACAATAACAGTAAGTAATATAATTGCAAATCCATAGGAATATGGCACATGAACTGCAGAGAGTCCATCCTTCAGTACCTGGTAAAGATGGTGCAAGTTGACATCAATATGATCGCGATGCAAATTAACAactaagcaaacaaaacattttgtCAAATAACTCAT contains the following coding sequences:
- the LOC110889895 gene encoding inner membrane protein PPF-1, chloroplastic, whose protein sequence is MAKSLISSPSTFIGTPFPSLSRRHGLISQRTKLISTRINFSFNGFSPVSSLDGVSVDFAAIASRAESFMYTLADAAVAVDAAGTGSAESAVTTVQKSGGWFGFISDAMEVVLKVLKDGLSAVHVPYSYGFAIILLTVIVKLATLPLTKQQVESTLAMQNLQPKLKAIQQRYAGNQERIQLETSRLYRQAGVNPLAGCLPTLATIPVWIGLYQALSNVANEGLLTEGFFWIPSLGGPTTIAARQSGSGISWLFPFVDGHPPLGWHDTAAYLVLPVLLVLSQYVSMEIMKPPQTDDPTQKNTLLVFKFLPLMIGYFSLSVPSGLSIYWFTNNVLSTAQQVWLRKLGGAKPVVNENASGIISAGRAKRSSSQPSEPGDRFKQLKDEEKRRSNKALPDQDVQGLASTSDSEDETDEETKSTEVLEEAYASSNTKPVPDYSGPRRSKRSKRKRSV